The following coding sequences are from one Geothrix sp. window:
- a CDS encoding carbamoyltransferase C-terminal domain-containing protein has protein sequence MLICGINPSHTASAALLCDGRLLGALQEERPTREKNRRGFPEQAIGRLLESHGFSWQEVDAYVFGGYGSYADTTSSSNEAANRIRGYKEAATFAGQVKRLLQKTPVRGMVHRWRRERQIERLVAHGVDRKAVFTIEHHRCHAATAHFGRGVDEEALVITVDGAGDSLCATVSLPGPGGRLERLATIHEDESIGNLWEVITAYMGMVPMEHEYKLMGMAPYASGDRVEKIKRVFASAFELTDGSWRRAPGVPDTTHSYEYWRKRLEFTRFDYVCAGLQSFTEEFLTAWVRGWLKKTGRRKLHLSGGVFMNVKLNKAIGELPEVDDLFVFPSCGDETNALGAAWAHLSDLGQADTIQPLESLYLGPEPSAAEYQASADRAHALGWTVARPEDLEDAIAELLSRGQVVARAQGREEFGARALGNRSILADPTSPEVVRTVNNAIKCRDFWMPFAPSVMAECADRYIHNPKGFTAPYMILAFDSRNTQEVKAACHPEDGTIRPQVVTSAQNRPYHRILERFRERTGRGAIMNTSFNIHGEPIVSSPADAIDVMQRSGLLHLALGPFLISKPIPN, from the coding sequence ATGTTGATCTGTGGAATCAATCCGAGCCATACAGCTTCCGCCGCGCTGCTGTGTGATGGTCGCCTTCTCGGCGCCCTGCAGGAGGAGCGCCCGACCCGGGAGAAGAACCGGCGCGGATTCCCGGAGCAGGCGATCGGCCGGCTGCTGGAGAGCCACGGGTTCTCCTGGCAGGAGGTCGACGCCTATGTCTTCGGAGGCTACGGATCCTACGCCGACACGACCTCCAGCAGCAACGAGGCGGCGAATCGCATCCGGGGCTACAAAGAGGCTGCGACGTTCGCCGGGCAGGTGAAGCGCCTGCTCCAGAAGACCCCGGTGCGCGGAATGGTCCACCGCTGGCGTCGCGAGCGCCAGATCGAGCGCCTCGTCGCGCATGGCGTGGACCGCAAGGCGGTCTTCACCATCGAGCATCACCGCTGCCATGCTGCCACGGCCCACTTCGGTCGGGGCGTGGACGAGGAGGCCCTGGTCATCACGGTCGATGGCGCGGGGGATTCGCTCTGTGCCACGGTCTCCCTGCCCGGGCCCGGAGGACGGCTGGAGCGGCTCGCCACCATCCACGAGGATGAATCCATCGGAAACCTCTGGGAGGTCATCACGGCCTACATGGGCATGGTGCCCATGGAACACGAGTACAAGCTCATGGGCATGGCGCCCTATGCCAGCGGCGACCGCGTGGAGAAGATCAAGCGGGTGTTCGCCAGCGCCTTCGAACTCACAGACGGTTCCTGGCGGCGGGCACCGGGCGTGCCCGACACGACCCACTCCTACGAGTACTGGCGCAAACGCCTGGAGTTCACCCGCTTCGACTACGTCTGCGCCGGACTCCAGAGCTTCACGGAGGAGTTCCTCACGGCGTGGGTGCGCGGCTGGCTGAAGAAGACAGGGCGCAGGAAGCTGCACCTCTCCGGCGGCGTCTTCATGAACGTGAAGCTGAACAAGGCCATCGGCGAACTGCCCGAGGTGGATGACCTGTTCGTGTTCCCCTCCTGCGGCGACGAGACCAACGCCCTGGGCGCCGCCTGGGCCCACCTTTCGGACCTCGGCCAGGCCGATACCATCCAACCCCTCGAATCGCTCTACCTCGGGCCCGAGCCCTCCGCAGCCGAGTATCAGGCGTCCGCCGACCGGGCCCATGCGCTGGGCTGGACCGTGGCGCGGCCGGAGGACCTGGAGGACGCCATCGCGGAGCTCCTGAGCCGCGGCCAGGTGGTGGCCCGCGCCCAGGGCCGCGAGGAGTTCGGCGCCCGCGCCCTGGGCAACCGCTCGATCCTGGCGGACCCGACTTCCCCCGAGGTGGTTCGCACCGTGAACAACGCCATCAAGTGTCGCGATTTTTGGATGCCTTTCGCGCCCTCGGTGATGGCCGAATGCGCCGACCGCTACATCCACAACCCCAAGGGCTTCACGGCCCCCTACATGATCCTGGCCTTCGACTCCCGGAACACGCAGGAGGTCAAGGCCGCCTGCCATCCCGAGGACGGGACCATCCGCCCCCAGGTGGTGACATCGGCGCAGAACCGCCCCTACCACCGCATCCTGGAACGGTTCCGGGAGAGGACGGGACGGGGGGCGATCATGAACACCTCCTTCAACATCCACGGCGAGCCCATCGTCTCCTCCCCGGCTGACGCCATCGACGTGATGCAGCGATCGGGCCTGCTCCACCTGGCCCTCGGTCCCTTCCTCATTTCCAAGCCCATCCCGAACTGA
- a CDS encoding proline dehydrogenase family protein yields the protein MIRKAAQILARQAWFRKLVMSTPIVRELAGRFVGGEDLASALAAARGANARGLKTTLNFHGMHVLDLAEAEGAAQQAMDALVRIREEGLDSNVSIKLTKIGLDLDPAYCQLQLRRILECAAGTGGFVRIDMEESNYVETTLRVFEEMQDRFGNGTVGLVIQSYLRHRAGDLDRLLDRKASIRLVKGGYREPASQVFRSKAEVDAAFNRDIERLLLRGVSPAIATHDEAAIAWTLAVQARLGLGREAFEFQMLYGVRPDLQERLLADGCTVRCYIPYGGDWATHAVGCLRRIPAGALTRFRHSLHLS from the coding sequence ATGATCCGGAAAGCCGCCCAGATCCTCGCCAGGCAGGCCTGGTTCAGGAAGCTCGTCATGAGCACCCCGATCGTCAGGGAGCTGGCGGGCCGCTTCGTGGGCGGGGAGGATCTGGCCTCCGCCCTGGCCGCGGCTCGCGGTGCGAACGCCCGGGGGCTCAAGACCACGCTGAATTTCCACGGGATGCATGTGCTGGACCTGGCGGAAGCGGAGGGGGCGGCCCAGCAGGCCATGGACGCCCTGGTGCGGATCCGCGAGGAAGGCCTCGATTCGAATGTCTCGATCAAGCTCACGAAGATCGGCCTCGACCTGGACCCGGCCTACTGCCAGCTCCAGCTCCGGCGGATCCTGGAATGCGCCGCGGGAACCGGGGGGTTCGTGCGGATCGACATGGAGGAATCGAACTATGTGGAGACGACCCTCCGGGTGTTCGAGGAGATGCAGGATCGCTTTGGGAACGGGACGGTCGGTCTGGTCATCCAGTCCTACCTGCGGCACCGGGCGGGCGACCTGGACCGCCTGCTGGACCGGAAGGCGAGCATCCGGCTGGTGAAGGGCGGCTACCGGGAACCCGCAAGCCAGGTCTTCCGAAGCAAGGCGGAGGTCGACGCCGCCTTCAACCGCGACATCGAGCGGCTGCTCTTGCGGGGAGTCTCGCCCGCCATCGCCACACACGACGAGGCTGCCATCGCCTGGACCCTGGCCGTGCAGGCGCGACTAGGGCTCGGAAGGGAGGCCTTCGAGTTCCAGATGCTGTACGGCGTCAGGCCCGATCTGCAGGAACGGCTCCTGGCCGACGGCTGCACCGTGCGCTGCTACATCCCCTACGGCGGCGACTGGGCGACCCACGCGGTGGGATGCCTGCGCCGCATCCCCGCCGGGGCCCTGACGCGCTTCAGGCACTCCCTCCACCTATCCTGA